In Bacteriovorax stolpii, a single genomic region encodes these proteins:
- the icmF gene encoding fused isobutyryl-CoA mutase/GTPase IcmF — MKKLRFVTAASLFDGHDVSVNIMRRMLQSKGVEVIHLGHNRSAQEVVDAALQEDVHAVALSSYQGGHVEYFTYIRELLDAAGAKNVKIFGGGGGVITPSEIKLLHSRGITRIYSPQDGMEIGLNGIIDDMIERANTSTLEGVDFSKFNLGKLEKREISKVITAIEDNGELPVKFAEGKVPVLGITGTGGAGKSSLIDELLLRFYRHSPDCKIALISVDPTKKKTSGALLGDRIRLGSASFNNFYIRSLATRDSNTELSPQIKNVVSFLKSQPFDLILVETSGIGQASDEITKVADKCIYVMTPEYGAATQLEKIEMLEAATFIVLNKFEKPRSEDALRDIRKQYRRNHQEFAGHPGAREDHELPIYGTMASQFNDVGVNALFYDIVKALNVKAENLESMKRDKAPTEKKRIIAPERSLYLRDIAGTVRAYNREAIETAEKLKDYEALTIAAKLLNGNKDIEAKLAEVKASISDKAFAELKVLDETIAQYESGTYSYFVRGKEIKVKTKYKSLSGNDVSKVAYPTFNSVVDKYRFIKNSNLPGHFPFAAGIFPFKRADEDPKRMFAGEGGPLRTNTRFHYLSKDDNAKRLSTAFDSVTLYGEDPDTRPDIFGKIGEAGVSIATLDDMQDLYKGFSLIDPATSVSMTINGPAPIILALFMNTAMKQALKGDDFWNKEKRVEVMRQVRGTVQADILKEDQAQNTCIFSLEFALKMMGDIQDYFCRNAIKNYYSVSISGYHIAEAGANPISQMAFTLSNGFTFVEYYLSRGMKIDDFSGNLSYFFSNGLDPEYTVMGRVARKIWAVTLRDKYGANEKSQQFKYHVQTSGRSLHAQEIDFNDIRTTLQAFLALSDNCNSLHTNAYDEAITTPTEESVRRAMAIQMIINREFGMNKTDNPVQGAYIVEELAAIVEEQVLREFENISDKGGVLGAMESMYQRSKIQEESLYYETLKDSGEFPIIGVNTYIAPNIKEQMAKEIEISRCTDDEKMDQINRLNKFKEKNKDKSEEALKRLKEVALNDGNVFEELLTTVNYASLGQITNLLYEVGGKYRRNM; from the coding sequence ATGAAAAAACTTAGATTTGTAACCGCCGCAAGCCTTTTTGACGGCCATGACGTATCAGTCAACATTATGCGAAGAATGCTTCAATCCAAAGGGGTAGAGGTCATTCATTTAGGGCATAACCGCTCAGCACAAGAGGTTGTCGATGCAGCCCTTCAAGAAGACGTCCACGCTGTGGCGCTAAGCTCATACCAGGGCGGACATGTTGAGTATTTTACTTATATTAGAGAGCTTCTGGACGCTGCAGGTGCAAAAAACGTTAAAATTTTTGGTGGTGGTGGTGGAGTTATCACTCCTTCAGAAATTAAACTTCTACACTCTCGCGGGATCACGCGCATTTATTCTCCACAAGACGGGATGGAAATTGGTCTAAACGGAATCATCGACGACATGATTGAAAGGGCCAACACTTCAACTCTTGAAGGAGTGGACTTCTCTAAGTTCAACCTGGGGAAACTGGAAAAAAGAGAGATATCAAAAGTTATTACGGCAATCGAAGATAACGGTGAGCTTCCGGTAAAATTTGCGGAAGGAAAAGTTCCGGTTCTTGGTATCACGGGAACAGGGGGAGCTGGTAAGTCGTCTCTAATCGATGAACTTCTACTTCGTTTCTACCGCCATTCTCCAGACTGTAAGATCGCACTTATCTCAGTAGACCCGACAAAAAAGAAAACGTCGGGAGCGCTTCTTGGAGACCGTATCCGTTTAGGAAGTGCAAGTTTCAACAATTTTTATATTCGCTCGCTTGCGACGAGAGATTCAAATACAGAACTTTCTCCACAAATTAAAAATGTTGTGTCTTTCCTAAAGTCACAGCCATTTGATTTGATCCTGGTTGAGACATCAGGTATCGGCCAGGCCTCTGATGAAATTACAAAAGTAGCAGACAAGTGTATTTACGTAATGACTCCTGAATACGGAGCAGCGACTCAGCTTGAAAAAATCGAAATGCTTGAGGCCGCAACTTTTATCGTTTTAAACAAGTTTGAAAAACCTCGTTCAGAAGATGCACTAAGAGACATTAGAAAACAATACAGAAGAAACCACCAGGAATTCGCAGGTCACCCTGGTGCTCGCGAAGACCACGAACTTCCAATTTATGGAACAATGGCGTCTCAGTTTAACGACGTAGGTGTCAACGCACTTTTCTACGATATCGTTAAAGCACTTAACGTAAAGGCAGAAAATCTTGAATCGATGAAGCGCGATAAAGCTCCAACTGAAAAGAAGAGAATTATCGCTCCTGAGAGATCGCTTTATCTGCGTGATATCGCCGGAACTGTCCGCGCGTATAACCGTGAAGCCATCGAGACGGCAGAGAAATTAAAAGATTACGAAGCGCTAACGATTGCGGCCAAACTTTTAAATGGCAACAAGGACATTGAAGCGAAACTCGCTGAAGTGAAAGCTTCGATTTCGGATAAGGCTTTTGCTGAATTAAAAGTTCTTGATGAAACAATCGCTCAGTACGAATCTGGAACTTATTCTTACTTCGTTCGTGGAAAAGAAATCAAAGTTAAAACAAAATACAAATCGCTTTCAGGTAACGATGTTTCTAAAGTAGCGTACCCGACATTTAATTCAGTGGTTGATAAATACCGCTTTATTAAAAACTCAAACCTACCAGGACACTTCCCATTTGCCGCTGGGATTTTCCCATTTAAGCGCGCCGATGAAGATCCAAAGAGAATGTTTGCCGGAGAAGGCGGGCCACTTAGAACAAACACTCGTTTCCACTATTTATCAAAAGACGACAATGCGAAACGTTTATCAACAGCATTTGACTCGGTCACTCTCTATGGAGAAGACCCGGATACACGTCCGGATATCTTCGGAAAAATCGGAGAGGCCGGAGTTTCAATTGCAACGTTAGATGACATGCAAGACCTGTATAAAGGCTTCAGCCTTATTGACCCAGCAACATCTGTGTCGATGACGATCAACGGTCCAGCTCCAATCATTCTTGCTCTTTTCATGAACACAGCAATGAAGCAAGCGCTTAAGGGCGACGATTTCTGGAACAAAGAAAAACGCGTTGAAGTGATGAGACAAGTGCGCGGGACAGTTCAAGCAGACATCTTAAAAGAAGACCAGGCCCAAAACACTTGTATCTTCTCTCTGGAGTTTGCTCTAAAGATGATGGGAGATATCCAGGACTACTTCTGCAGAAACGCGATTAAAAACTATTACTCAGTTTCAATCTCTGGTTACCACATTGCCGAAGCGGGAGCTAACCCGATTTCTCAGATGGCTTTTACTCTTTCAAACGGATTTACGTTTGTTGAGTACTACCTGTCTCGTGGAATGAAGATCGATGATTTCTCAGGAAACCTATCATACTTCTTCTCTAATGGCCTAGACCCTGAATACACAGTTATGGGTCGTGTCGCTCGTAAGATTTGGGCCGTCACTCTAAGAGATAAATACGGCGCGAACGAAAAGTCGCAGCAGTTTAAATACCACGTTCAAACTTCTGGGCGCTCTCTGCATGCTCAGGAAATTGATTTCAACGACATCAGAACGACATTACAAGCCTTCTTAGCTCTTTCTGATAACTGTAACTCACTTCATACCAATGCCTACGATGAAGCGATTACAACGCCAACAGAAGAGTCGGTAAGACGTGCGATGGCCATCCAGATGATCATCAACCGCGAGTTCGGTATGAACAAGACGGACAACCCGGTTCAAGGGGCCTACATCGTTGAAGAACTAGCAGCGATCGTAGAGGAGCAGGTTCTAAGAGAGTTCGAAAACATCTCTGATAAAGGTGGTGTTCTTGGAGCGATGGAATCAATGTACCAAAGATCAAAAATTCAGGAAGAGTCTCTATACTATGAAACATTAAAAGACTCTGGAGAGTTCCCGATTATCGGAGTTAACACTTATATCGCTCCAAATATTAAAGAGCAGATGGCCAAAGAGATCGAGATTTCTCGTTGTACAGACGATGAAAAAATGGATCAGATTAACCGCCTGAACAAGTTCAAGGAAAAGAACAAAGATAAATCAGAAGAGGCACTTAAACGCCTTAAGGAAGTGGCCCTGAATGACGGCAACGTTTTTGAAGAGCTTCTGACAACTGTTAACTACGCCAGCCTTGGACAGATCACGAACCTTCTTTATGAAGTTGGTGGTAAATACCGCAGGAACATGTAA
- a CDS encoding 4Fe-4S dicluster domain-containing protein gives MSTENTANNTTNEADEATIVENPFHTARLKPKRKGKKPPKLLAIVHQSGCTGCEVCIQGCPVDSIELVPGPNPNNPQFNQTVEIDLARCIGCQNCSQDCPWETIMMYEHDDAFTAWSNETLKSELYIEESNLEEIKKKIIG, from the coding sequence ATGAGCACCGAAAATACAGCAAATAATACTACGAATGAAGCCGATGAAGCGACTATCGTAGAAAATCCATTCCACACGGCCCGTCTTAAGCCTAAGAGAAAAGGTAAAAAACCACCTAAACTCCTGGCGATCGTTCACCAATCTGGCTGTACTGGGTGTGAAGTTTGTATTCAGGGATGCCCTGTAGACTCTATCGAGCTAGTTCCGGGACCAAACCCGAACAACCCTCAATTCAATCAGACGGTAGAGATTGACCTTGCCCGCTGTATTGGATGCCAAAACTGTTCTCAAGACTGTCCTTGGGAAACAATCATGATGTACGAGCACGACGACGCTTTCACAGCTTGGTCGAATGAGACGCTTAAGTCTGAGCTTTACATCGAAGAAAGCAACTTAGAAGAAATTAAGAAAAAGATTATCGGTTAA
- a CDS encoding methyl-accepting chemotaxis protein — protein sequence MFLFNWMRSKSIRFRIFSLIAFLLLPVCILVQFFILPTFEDKIYEGKRETTRYAVELAIGTISKFYQDFKDNKITEAVAKEEALKAIKALRYNEKEYFWINDMKPTMIMHPINEKLINQDLSAKKDANGKLLFVDMTEIVKKDKAGYLKYYWERPGETVPVPKISYVKGFEPWGWVVGTGVYVDDVVAEVRAVTIKVWTVLASVLAIAVILVTLFSGYLTKTLITVSSKINHGAQAFRDSSTSINASSLEVSSRTDTSAAALQQTSASLEEISSMIKKSSDNMATLQTIAQTSKSNVNVGKKSLQEMMESLNTINENNKNINQQVENSNNDIANIVNLIHEISDKTKIINDIVFQTKLLSFNASVEAARAGENGKGFAVVAEEVGNLATMSGKASEEISQILSKSTNRVQEIVTKTKANIAPLMDASVKNLNHGFGIAEDCSKTFDLIVTDSETINSMVGETFVAFKEQNIAVEEITKAVTDLDLLTQQNAQSAKSNVEHAESLTKEANDLGEVTAELTYIINGRAS from the coding sequence ATGTTTCTTTTTAATTGGATGAGATCAAAAAGTATTCGTTTCCGTATCTTTTCACTAATCGCTTTTTTACTTTTACCTGTTTGTATCCTTGTACAATTTTTTATTCTTCCAACATTCGAAGATAAAATTTATGAAGGAAAAAGAGAAACCACTCGTTATGCTGTGGAACTAGCGATTGGAACTATTTCAAAATTTTATCAAGACTTCAAAGACAACAAGATCACAGAAGCCGTGGCCAAAGAAGAGGCCCTCAAGGCCATTAAAGCTCTTCGTTATAATGAAAAGGAGTATTTCTGGATTAATGATATGAAGCCAACTATGATCATGCACCCAATTAATGAGAAACTCATCAATCAAGACTTGAGTGCAAAGAAAGATGCTAACGGAAAACTGCTTTTCGTTGATATGACTGAAATTGTAAAAAAAGATAAGGCCGGATACCTGAAATACTACTGGGAAAGACCAGGAGAAACGGTTCCAGTTCCAAAAATTTCTTATGTAAAAGGTTTTGAACCTTGGGGATGGGTTGTTGGTACAGGTGTTTACGTTGATGACGTAGTCGCAGAAGTTCGCGCAGTCACTATTAAGGTATGGACGGTCCTGGCCTCGGTTCTAGCTATTGCCGTTATTCTCGTTACACTTTTTTCAGGCTATTTAACGAAAACTCTTATTACTGTTTCGAGCAAAATCAATCACGGAGCTCAGGCCTTCAGAGACTCTTCGACAAGTATCAATGCTTCAAGCTTGGAAGTTTCAAGTAGAACAGACACCTCAGCGGCGGCGCTTCAGCAGACTTCTGCGAGTCTTGAAGAGATTTCCAGTATGATTAAAAAGAGCTCGGACAATATGGCCACTCTTCAGACGATTGCTCAGACAAGCAAAAGCAATGTTAATGTCGGGAAAAAATCCCTGCAGGAAATGATGGAGAGCTTGAATACCATCAATGAGAACAACAAAAATATCAACCAGCAGGTGGAAAACAGTAATAACGATATCGCCAATATCGTTAACCTGATCCATGAGATCTCTGATAAAACAAAGATCATCAACGACATCGTTTTCCAGACAAAACTTCTTTCTTTTAACGCTTCTGTTGAGGCGGCAAGAGCAGGAGAAAATGGAAAAGGATTCGCAGTTGTTGCTGAAGAAGTTGGTAATCTGGCAACTATGTCGGGGAAAGCCTCTGAAGAGATTTCACAAATTCTTTCTAAATCGACAAACAGAGTTCAGGAAATTGTTACAAAAACGAAAGCGAACATCGCTCCATTAATGGATGCTTCGGTTAAAAACCTTAACCACGGGTTTGGGATCGCTGAAGACTGTTCTAAAACTTTCGATTTAATTGTTACTGATTCTGAAACTATCAACTCGATGGTTGGTGAAACATTTGTGGCCTTCAAGGAGCAAAACATTGCCGTTGAAGAAATTACTAAAGCAGTAACAGACCTGGATCTTCTGACTCAGCAGAATGCGCAATCAGCAAAAAGCAACGTTGAGCACGCAGAGTCCCTAACCAAAGAGGCCAATGACCTGGGTGAAGTTACAGCAGAATTAACTTATATCATTAATGGCCGCGCTTCATAG
- a CDS encoding prolipoprotein diacylglyceryl transferase: protein MGLAWGIGFYLTRYLLEKHQLDSAPLFKLFAGVFITSWIGAKVFFLAVSSGNKVYQYIANDNFWLGGGFVFYGGLIFGLLFYFIYSLWLKQFPFEQSKYLVPGLVFGHAVGRVGCFFTGCCYGTQCDLPWAVHMHGEWIHPVQLYEAFGLFAIGYMTLKWVEQKKDNLFIVTRYLLIYSLLRFVVEFFRGDLIRGVYWYHLSTSQIISLVLFFVSLATVCYQTMKRGH from the coding sequence ATGGGGTTGGCATGGGGGATTGGTTTTTATCTCACTCGCTACTTACTGGAAAAACACCAATTAGATTCGGCCCCTTTATTTAAACTCTTTGCCGGAGTTTTTATCACTTCATGGATTGGGGCGAAGGTTTTTTTCCTCGCGGTTTCTAGCGGAAACAAAGTTTATCAATACATCGCCAATGACAATTTTTGGTTAGGTGGAGGATTTGTTTTTTACGGCGGATTGATTTTCGGGCTGCTTTTTTATTTCATCTATTCACTGTGGTTAAAACAATTTCCGTTCGAACAAAGTAAATACCTTGTTCCGGGTCTGGTTTTTGGCCATGCAGTTGGACGTGTTGGCTGCTTTTTTACTGGCTGCTGTTATGGAACCCAGTGCGATCTTCCCTGGGCCGTGCATATGCATGGTGAGTGGATTCACCCCGTGCAGTTGTATGAAGCATTCGGGCTTTTCGCCATCGGATACATGACACTAAAATGGGTCGAGCAAAAAAAAGACAACCTTTTTATCGTGACTCGCTATCTTTTGATTTATTCACTACTAAGATTTGTGGTGGAATTCTTTCGCGGAGATCTCATCCGCGGCGTCTACTGGTATCACCTTTCGACGTCGCAGATAATCTCGCTTGTTTTATTCTTTGTCTCGCTGGCAACAGTCTGTTACCAGACTATGAAGCGCGGCCATTAA
- the lspA gene encoding signal peptidase II — translation MNMIYKMCILISTIIIGDQATKAIVQQKFYLGETVPVIEGLFHFTYVRNPGAAFGMFGYSHDFIRIPLFFGVPVIACLWLIYLIWTTRNTHKIQCLAYSLIFAGAVGNLIDRFSMNYVVDFLDFFYKTHHFPAFNIADSSITIAAFLLIYETFFAAKKTDDSVTRTV, via the coding sequence ATGAATATGATTTATAAAATGTGTATCCTGATCTCTACGATCATTATTGGAGATCAGGCCACAAAAGCTATCGTCCAGCAAAAGTTCTACCTCGGAGAAACTGTTCCGGTTATTGAAGGACTTTTCCATTTCACTTACGTGAGAAACCCTGGTGCCGCTTTTGGGATGTTTGGTTATTCACATGACTTCATCCGAATTCCGCTATTTTTTGGTGTGCCGGTTATTGCTTGCCTTTGGCTGATTTACTTGATTTGGACGACGAGAAATACGCATAAGATTCAGTGTCTGGCCTACAGCTTGATTTTTGCTGGTGCAGTTGGAAACCTGATTGACCGCTTTAGCATGAACTACGTTGTGGATTTCCTGGATTTCTTTTACAAAACTCATCACTTTCCGGCATTTAATATCGCCGACAGTTCAATTACCATTGCCGCGTTTCTTTTAATTTATGAAACATTTTTTGCGGCCAAAAAGACAGACGACAGTGTTACCCGTACTGTTTGA
- a CDS encoding sigma-54-dependent transcriptional regulator translates to MHRVLVVDDDKVLQDSVKEALLYHSFAVDVANNGKEALHAVYKEKYDLVVMDVNMPEMDGISALTEIKKVDPSVIVIILTAYSNVGDAVKVVKEGAYNYLEKPISSENLVALIKRALKARSLVETSMFSSPRLSLGGDDQFVGESHVMQKVFNVIDKLAKVNTPVLIRGESGTGKELVARAIHFNGPRKDAKFVTINLAAVPENLIESELFGHEKGAFTGASERKLGKFQFADGGTLFLDEIGDISPTMQVKLLRVLQEKTFTPIGSNRDIKVDVRVIAASHKPFEKMIADGTFREDLFYRLNVLPVYLPPLRERKSDIPYLVDYYIKYFNNVHGLNIKGASEEAKNLLTNFSWPGNIRELRNVIEHAFIIESSDMIQAPSLPSSLKMTSPTKVPEPEDNSDMMIDVEGIQDSIFDMKSDEVDREPESFSFNSVLVSKEMVMDFQVAKDLFEKEFIIWALKQNKGKINQTALKANIPKKTLLRKIEKYEIHAKDYVNG, encoded by the coding sequence ATGCATCGAGTGTTAGTTGTTGATGATGATAAGGTTTTACAGGACTCAGTAAAAGAGGCCCTGCTTTACCATAGCTTTGCTGTTGATGTTGCCAACAACGGTAAAGAAGCACTACACGCAGTCTATAAAGAAAAATACGATCTGGTAGTCATGGACGTGAACATGCCAGAAATGGACGGTATTTCAGCATTAACTGAAATTAAAAAAGTCGATCCATCAGTGATCGTTATCATCCTGACAGCTTACTCAAACGTCGGCGACGCCGTAAAAGTTGTTAAGGAAGGCGCTTATAACTATCTTGAAAAACCAATCTCATCAGAGAACCTGGTTGCCCTTATTAAGCGCGCTCTAAAGGCCCGCTCACTTGTTGAAACATCAATGTTCTCATCTCCAAGACTTTCTCTTGGTGGTGACGACCAATTCGTTGGTGAATCACATGTTATGCAAAAAGTTTTTAACGTTATCGACAAGCTGGCCAAAGTTAATACGCCGGTATTGATCCGTGGTGAATCTGGAACAGGTAAAGAGCTTGTTGCCCGTGCGATTCACTTTAACGGTCCAAGAAAAGACGCTAAGTTTGTAACGATTAACTTGGCTGCAGTTCCTGAGAACTTAATTGAATCAGAACTATTCGGTCACGAAAAAGGGGCCTTCACTGGAGCTTCTGAAAGAAAGCTTGGTAAATTCCAATTTGCTGACGGTGGAACACTGTTCCTGGATGAAATCGGGGATATCAGCCCCACGATGCAGGTAAAACTTCTGCGCGTTCTTCAGGAAAAAACTTTTACACCGATTGGATCTAACCGTGACATCAAAGTTGATGTTCGCGTAATTGCAGCTTCACATAAGCCATTTGAAAAAATGATTGCTGACGGGACATTCCGCGAAGACTTATTCTACCGCCTAAACGTTCTGCCTGTTTATCTTCCTCCATTAAGAGAAAGAAAATCAGACATTCCATACCTGGTTGATTACTACATCAAGTACTTCAACAATGTTCACGGTCTGAATATTAAAGGCGCAAGCGAAGAAGCGAAAAATCTTTTAACAAACTTCTCATGGCCAGGAAACATTAGGGAGCTAAGAAACGTTATTGAGCACGCGTTCATTATCGAATCTTCTGATATGATCCAGGCGCCATCTCTTCCATCAAGCCTGAAAATGACGTCTCCAACGAAAGTGCCGGAGCCGGAAGATAACTCAGACATGATGATTGACGTTGAAGGCATCCAGGATTCAATCTTTGATATGAAGAGTGATGAAGTGGACCGCGAACCTGAGAGTTTCTCATTTAACAGTGTCCTCGTTTCAAAAGAAATGGTAATGGATTTCCAGGTTGCCAAAGATCTTTTTGAAAAAGAGTTCATTATCTGGGCCCTAAAACAAAACAAAGGGAAGATTAACCAGACGGCATTAAAGGCGAATATTCCCAAGAAGACGCTTTTAAGAAAAATTGAAAAATACGAAATTCACGCAAAAGATTACGTTAACGGATAA
- a CDS encoding ATP-binding protein encodes MKMQFKKLNIDLSDYYPLLFTLIFVTILFQYPLASFESIIYDLKVRWDFGTRPTPEIVIVTLDEESDDYLGDIYPYSYATHSRFLEKVLKSGPKIVDYFVRMPEPSGENDPYFDEFKTKLKDFSTKGGQVNFATEIDEVRGEELPPGGLREFHYSLAQLNIDNSVFAKDDVVRRAIFNVSGEESLHLLTANQFRQMRGQPALNVSDVLGAYYNDEADANFVLFRYSGSPVYSEFKYKTIPYHRVLVGNFSPEIFKDKIVLIGPNYISQSDNFYLTPFNLEEYKAPKLIIHASIIDSFIQNKTIKMIPRTVSNILAFIVAIVLSILISRLKPKDGLIITLLVLASILIISYLLFVLMGLWLYTAHLVVTVFVVYYIWIPFRAIGEYQRRFAIQEEAKLLKQVEKLKQNFLSLMSHDLKTPVAKIAGVADNLYTQNSGNPDIREKSQLIIDSTKELNKFISSILDLTKIESSNFGLNKVSKDINSIIETVVKDLNFSANQKQVLVKKELAPLYPIQMDVNLITRVISNLVENAIKYSGTGTTVEVKTWDDEKWVYIEIKDNGVGIPAEELSNIFEKFYRIKNDANHSIKGTGLGLYLVKYFVELHGGTISVDSIVGKETKFLVKLVNQ; translated from the coding sequence ATGAAAATGCAGTTTAAAAAACTCAATATTGATCTCTCGGATTATTATCCACTGCTTTTCACGCTTATTTTCGTGACGATCCTTTTCCAGTACCCACTGGCCTCTTTTGAATCCATCATCTACGACTTAAAAGTCCGCTGGGATTTCGGGACCAGGCCGACTCCAGAAATTGTGATCGTTACTCTCGATGAAGAAAGTGATGACTATCTGGGTGACATCTATCCTTACTCATACGCTACACACTCACGTTTTTTGGAAAAAGTCCTGAAGTCTGGTCCAAAGATCGTAGACTATTTTGTAAGGATGCCGGAGCCATCTGGTGAGAATGATCCATACTTTGATGAATTTAAAACGAAGTTAAAAGACTTCTCAACTAAAGGCGGCCAGGTCAATTTCGCGACAGAAATTGATGAAGTGAGAGGGGAAGAGCTTCCGCCTGGAGGGCTTCGCGAGTTTCATTACTCATTAGCTCAACTCAATATCGACAATAGCGTTTTTGCTAAAGATGATGTCGTTAGACGTGCGATCTTTAACGTCTCTGGTGAAGAGAGCCTTCACTTGTTGACGGCCAATCAATTTAGGCAAATGAGAGGACAGCCCGCTCTTAACGTGTCTGACGTTCTTGGGGCCTATTATAACGATGAAGCCGATGCGAATTTTGTTCTCTTTAGGTATTCAGGCTCTCCGGTTTATAGCGAATTTAAATATAAAACAATTCCTTATCACCGTGTACTTGTAGGGAATTTCTCTCCGGAGATTTTTAAAGATAAGATCGTTTTAATCGGTCCCAACTATATTTCTCAAAGCGATAATTTTTATCTGACTCCGTTTAACTTAGAAGAATACAAAGCGCCAAAGCTTATTATTCACGCTTCAATTATCGATTCTTTTATCCAGAATAAAACGATCAAGATGATTCCCAGAACGGTTTCGAATATCCTGGCCTTTATTGTGGCCATTGTTCTATCGATTTTGATTTCAAGGCTAAAGCCAAAAGACGGTCTTATCATTACACTGCTGGTACTGGCGTCTATCTTGATTATCTCTTATCTGCTTTTTGTGTTGATGGGATTGTGGCTTTATACGGCCCATTTGGTTGTGACAGTTTTCGTAGTTTATTACATCTGGATTCCGTTTAGAGCGATTGGTGAATACCAGCGCCGCTTTGCGATTCAAGAGGAAGCAAAACTATTAAAGCAGGTAGAAAAGCTAAAACAAAACTTCTTGTCTCTTATGAGCCACGACTTAAAAACTCCGGTGGCGAAAATCGCCGGCGTTGCTGACAACTTGTACACGCAAAATTCAGGGAATCCGGATATTCGCGAAAAGTCTCAACTCATTATTGATTCGACTAAAGAACTTAACAAATTCATTTCATCAATTCTTGATCTGACAAAAATTGAATCGAGTAACTTCGGATTGAATAAAGTTTCAAAAGACATTAACTCAATCATTGAAACAGTTGTGAAGGATTTGAACTTCAGTGCCAATCAAAAACAGGTGTTGGTGAAAAAAGAGCTGGCCCCTCTATATCCAATTCAAATGGATGTAAACCTGATTACCCGCGTGATCTCAAACCTTGTGGAAAACGCCATTAAATATTCCGGAACGGGAACGACTGTTGAAGTTAAGACCTGGGATGATGAGAAATGGGTTTATATTGAAATCAAAGATAACGGGGTGGGAATCCCGGCCGAAGAGCTTTCTAACATTTTTGAGAAGTTTTATCGGATAAAAAATGATGCAAACCATTCAATCAAAGGGACCGGTCTAGGCCTTTATCTGGTAAAATATTTCGTAGAGCTACATGGCGGAACGATCTCCGTCGACTCAATAGTAGGTAAAGAGACGAAATTCTTAGTTAAATTAGTAAATCAATAG
- a CDS encoding TIM barrel protein encodes MKFERLLFGTAGVPNSTPKKNNPIDGVKQVHALGLDCMQLEFAHGVRMKEEVSSGLRKVSYELGIPLTSHGPYYINLNAREQDKIDSSVERIIQTAKISDLCGAESMTFHAAFYMKDSPYDVFDLVQKSLNVIEERLNRLDIQIELRPELTGKTSQFGSLEELIDLTKSVSSCSPCMDFSHLFARTNEYNTYEEFCTVLKKLKEELDPNALQNMHIHISGISSNSKGDLKHLNLEDSDFNWRDLLRALKDFDCRGYVICNSPNLEKDAKMMKDFYLGL; translated from the coding sequence ATGAAATTTGAACGTCTTCTTTTTGGTACAGCAGGGGTTCCGAACTCTACGCCAAAGAAAAATAATCCAATCGATGGAGTTAAGCAAGTTCACGCTTTAGGCCTGGACTGTATGCAACTTGAATTTGCTCACGGTGTTCGTATGAAAGAAGAAGTGTCTTCTGGATTACGTAAGGTTTCTTACGAACTGGGAATTCCTCTAACATCACACGGTCCGTACTACATTAACTTGAACGCTCGCGAACAAGATAAAATCGATTCATCTGTAGAAAGAATTATTCAAACAGCAAAGATCTCTGATCTGTGTGGAGCTGAGTCTATGACCTTCCACGCTGCTTTCTATATGAAAGATTCTCCTTACGATGTATTCGACCTGGTTCAAAAATCACTTAACGTGATTGAAGAAAGACTTAACCGTCTTGATATTCAGATCGAGCTTCGTCCTGAACTTACAGGAAAGACTTCTCAATTCGGTTCACTTGAAGAGCTTATCGATTTAACAAAATCAGTTTCTTCATGTTCACCATGTATGGACTTCTCTCACCTGTTTGCTCGTACAAACGAGTACAACACGTACGAAGAATTCTGTACTGTACTTAAAAAATTAAAAGAAGAGCTGGATCCAAATGCTCTTCAAAACATGCACATTCATATCTCTGGGATTTCTTCTAACTCTAAAGGTGATTTAAAGCACCTTAACCTGGAAGACTCAGACTTTAACTGGCGCGATCTACTTCGTGCACTTAAAGATTTTGACTGTCGTGGATACGTCATCTGTAACTCGCCAAATCTTGAAAAAGACGCGAAGATGATGAAAGACTTCTACCTAGGTCTATAA
- a CDS encoding 4Fe-4S binding protein, translated as MIPYLEINTLCISCDNCNLICPENAILKNGTQYIVETWSCTLCNACVEVCPVDCIKLITEETKKKIF; from the coding sequence ATGATACCATATCTTGAAATTAACACACTTTGTATTTCATGCGACAATTGCAATTTAATTTGTCCTGAAAATGCTATCTTAAAAAACGGCACTCAGTATATCGTAGAAACATGGTCGTGCACTCTGTGCAATGCCTGTGTCGAAGTGTGCCCGGTAGATTGTATCAAACTCATTACCGAAGAAACTAAAAAGAAGATCTTCTAG